From the genome of Halostella limicola, one region includes:
- a CDS encoding alpha/beta fold hydrolase yields the protein MNHQTWSEDQTETTVTVDDHDLSLTYRDAGEGAPILFLHGIPTWSFLWRQIAPPLAGEYRTIVPDLVGYGNSDRRDTFDRSIRAQEQAIADLVDQLGLDEFHVVGHDIGGGVALRYAAHTDGRVDKLVLSNATAYGSWPVEYITSLGLPRTIEMDTDTFRERLDSAFIDGLERAEPESEWVDGMIEPWVREDGQRAFARAAVATNTNHTTEIDYETIDADLLCLWGGEDTEQPVEDGDRLAEDIGGEVIALDDAGHWVTEDRPEAYCDHLEAFLTEK from the coding sequence ATGAACCACCAAACGTGGTCCGAGGACCAGACGGAGACAACGGTCACCGTCGACGACCACGACTTGTCGCTCACGTACCGCGACGCGGGCGAGGGAGCACCTATCCTATTTCTGCACGGTATTCCGACGTGGTCGTTCCTCTGGCGACAGATTGCACCCCCGTTGGCGGGTGAGTACCGGACGATCGTCCCGGATCTCGTCGGTTACGGCAACAGCGACCGGCGGGATACCTTCGACCGCTCGATCCGAGCACAAGAGCAGGCCATCGCCGATCTCGTGGACCAACTGGGTCTCGACGAGTTCCACGTCGTCGGTCACGACATCGGAGGTGGCGTCGCCCTTCGGTACGCCGCCCACACGGACGGCCGGGTCGACAAACTGGTCCTCTCGAACGCGACGGCATACGGCTCCTGGCCGGTCGAGTACATCACCTCGCTTGGCCTCCCGCGTACGATCGAGATGGATACCGACACGTTCCGCGAGCGTCTCGACAGTGCGTTTATCGATGGGCTCGAACGGGCCGAACCGGAATCAGAGTGGGTTGACGGGATGATTGAACCGTGGGTCCGAGAGGACGGTCAACGCGCGTTCGCTCGCGCCGCCGTCGCGACGAACACAAACCACACGACAGAAATCGACTACGAGACAATCGATGCCGACTTGCTTTGTCTGTGGGGAGGAGAAGACACGGAGCAACCCGTGGAGGACGGCGACAGACTGGCCGAGGACATCGGTGGAGAAGTCATCGCACTCGACGACGCGGGTCACTGGGTGACCGAGGACCGGCCGGAAGCCTACTGCGACCACCTCGAAGCGTTCCTCACTGAGAAGTAA
- a CDS encoding outer membrane protein assembly factor BamB family protein, producing MAPADPPSRQSDLSLPQSSCSPSSQHRSTRRAALATIGTAATSTLPGCNALTNNTDPAPFHDGNWYSYGNSPTNTNRVNGGVPKSDEHDVFFPSRWTYVPPVVHEGVAYFATDKQVVAVMTDGTERWSRRLDTEVSGTPALDPDRSRLYVPTRVVGTSDTPEPTPASVTVLSLADGDVVDTWRVGDGRTYGVTVAAGDVYARSATACVRLTSDGTERWRQPLDPLSYDAYNLGDSTATQVAPAVADHGVYVPDRDALVKLALNTGEEQWRVAVDTPYAASVVDDDLVIQTGWQETVAVERTGAIRWRRDLHSRAAAAVADGVVYVVAGDLHEIGAGTGETNWQAHLPSEGTAAPDVTDQDVLVTSGDVRAFRREAGGGILSPERERWHLGGPGRRRALRLLKGHVLGRP from the coding sequence ATGGCCCCCGCTGATCCGCCCTCCAGACAGTCGGATCTATCGTTGCCTCAATCGTCTTGTTCACCTTCGTCGCAGCATCGATCGACGCGTCGTGCAGCCCTCGCGACCATCGGGACCGCAGCAACGAGTACCCTCCCTGGCTGTAACGCTCTGACCAACAACACGGACCCAGCACCGTTTCACGACGGCAACTGGTACTCCTACGGCAACAGCCCGACGAACACGAATCGCGTCAACGGTGGTGTTCCCAAATCCGACGAGCACGACGTCTTTTTCCCGAGTAGATGGACGTACGTACCGCCTGTCGTCCACGAGGGCGTCGCGTACTTCGCGACGGACAAACAGGTCGTAGCGGTCATGACCGACGGCACTGAGCGGTGGTCACGACGCCTCGATACTGAAGTCTCTGGAACACCAGCCCTCGATCCGGACCGAAGTCGTCTCTACGTCCCCACGCGAGTCGTGGGGACGAGTGATACACCCGAGCCGACACCCGCGTCGGTGACAGTCCTGTCGCTCGCTGACGGCGACGTGGTCGACACATGGCGTGTGGGTGACGGCCGAACGTACGGTGTCACCGTGGCCGCAGGCGATGTGTACGCCCGCAGTGCGACTGCATGCGTCAGGCTCACTTCCGACGGCACTGAACGCTGGCGGCAGCCCCTTGACCCGCTCAGCTACGATGCGTACAACCTCGGCGACTCCACCGCGACGCAGGTCGCACCTGCCGTCGCCGACCACGGCGTGTACGTCCCAGACCGGGACGCGCTCGTAAAACTCGCTCTGAATACGGGGGAAGAGCAGTGGCGCGTCGCCGTCGATACACCGTACGCCGCTTCGGTCGTCGACGACGACCTCGTTATCCAGACGGGCTGGCAAGAGACCGTCGCAGTCGAACGGACAGGTGCTATCCGCTGGCGACGCGATCTTCACAGTCGAGCGGCCGCCGCGGTCGCCGACGGTGTGGTCTACGTCGTCGCTGGTGACCTCCACGAAATCGGCGCTGGGACCGGCGAGACGAACTGGCAGGCTCATCTCCCGAGTGAGGGAACGGCCGCGCCCGACGTGACTGACCAAGATGTACTCGTTACCAGTGGCGATGTCCGCGCATTCCGCAGGGAGGCTGGTGGCGGCATCCTCAGTCCAGAGCGCGAACGCTGGCATCTGGGAGGTCCGGGGCGGAGACGAGCACTTCGTCTACTCAAAGGTCATGTGCTGGGTCGCCCTTGA
- a CDS encoding HNH endonuclease, with protein MSDETRMTTERFFGGVGQRLENLHVTLQYVSEHDPTEDDLKEWILENTTAGEGSTVRRNIAFLDSIDLLEVIEDNVECTNKGEIYWSRQEPLVMYAGLEKGVDGFREIVRSIAAGKRSLEAIQHNLQEAFPDYELPEGVVTGHLDWLKSLDLVTEENNKYWIDIEGGEFEVGEQYNRWFLHDVLKGERYKGIATPSELPLVLLFTGDSGSVYGYEDVFLDDDSFLYTGEGTEGDMTMDDGNEAIRDHKENGEALHLFEDTDMPWMVTYLGEYEYISHKTDTLPDENGKDRDAFRFRLAPVGGTKIEGETPSSLSDEELYEKAKQSTPSSSSGASSGGSGSGRSYPRSQYVREYALRMANGVCQGCGVDAPFIAKNGDPYLEVHHLTRRSDGGADSPENVIALCPNCHRRVHEGRDGADFNQSLKQ; from the coding sequence ATGAGCGACGAGACTCGAATGACGACAGAACGATTCTTTGGCGGGGTAGGCCAACGACTCGAGAACCTTCATGTGACACTGCAGTACGTCTCAGAGCACGACCCAACCGAGGACGACCTCAAGGAATGGATATTGGAGAACACCACGGCTGGGGAAGGATCCACAGTACGGCGGAATATAGCATTCCTCGACTCCATTGATCTACTCGAAGTCATAGAGGACAACGTAGAGTGCACGAATAAAGGCGAGATATACTGGAGTCGCCAAGAACCGCTTGTAATGTACGCGGGGTTAGAGAAAGGTGTAGATGGGTTCAGGGAGATCGTGAGATCCATCGCTGCTGGAAAGCGGTCACTTGAAGCGATTCAACACAACCTCCAAGAAGCGTTCCCAGATTACGAATTGCCGGAGGGAGTCGTTACTGGGCACCTTGATTGGTTGAAGTCGTTGGACCTCGTTACGGAAGAGAACAACAAGTACTGGATTGATATTGAGGGGGGAGAGTTCGAGGTCGGTGAACAGTACAATCGATGGTTCCTCCACGATGTGTTGAAAGGGGAGCGCTACAAGGGAATTGCTACACCAAGTGAATTGCCGTTGGTATTGTTGTTCACCGGAGACTCGGGCAGTGTCTACGGTTACGAGGATGTTTTCCTCGACGACGATTCATTCCTCTATACCGGTGAGGGAACGGAGGGGGACATGACGATGGACGACGGGAACGAGGCGATCCGTGACCACAAGGAGAACGGAGAAGCTTTGCACTTATTCGAGGACACGGATATGCCGTGGATGGTGACGTATCTTGGTGAGTATGAATATATCTCGCATAAGACGGATACACTTCCCGATGAGAATGGTAAAGACCGCGACGCGTTCCGGTTCCGATTAGCACCTGTCGGTGGAACGAAGATTGAGGGAGAGACGCCGAGTTCACTTTCAGACGAAGAGCTTTACGAGAAAGCTAAGCAGAGCACACCGTCATCATCCAGTGGGGCTTCGTCAGGTGGATCAGGTAGTGGCCGATCCTATCCTCGGTCACAATATGTCCGTGAGTATGCTCTTCGAATGGCGAACGGAGTCTGTCAAGGTTGTGGTGTAGATGCACCATTCATTGCTAAGAACGGTGATCCATACCTCGAAGTGCATCATCTAACACGACGAAGTGACGGCGGTGCTGATTCTCCTGAAAACGTCATTGCACTGTGTCCCAATTGCCATCGCCGCGTCCATGAGGGTCGTGACGGTGCCGACTTCAACCAATCGCTCAAACAGTAA
- a CDS encoding DUF389 domain-containing protein yields MCPQASLSEKCENLYEQVGLDTSYLVLMTMSGVLAGVALLTNSIPILIGAMVIAPALTPLELVSAGIAANRLKRAGYGGLVAFGGLLAATAGAMVTTVILNMTGVLPPAENLIEKPLLEERITAGWYSVLAAAAAGIAAGIATDEERTDTLVGVVAALALVPAAAAGGITLLSRAPAQASGGLLLLVVNAGMVVITGTLTLWLHTRGESKAHTG; encoded by the coding sequence GTGTGTCCCCAAGCCTCACTCAGCGAAAAGTGCGAGAACCTCTACGAACAGGTCGGGCTTGATACGTCGTATCTTGTTTTGATGACGATGTCCGGTGTGCTTGCTGGCGTGGCTCTCCTAACCAACTCGATTCCAATCCTCATCGGCGCAATGGTCATTGCCCCGGCATTGACGCCATTGGAACTCGTTTCCGCTGGCATTGCTGCCAACCGGTTGAAGCGAGCCGGATACGGGGGCTTGGTCGCGTTCGGCGGTCTTTTGGCTGCGACTGCTGGGGCGATGGTAACGACGGTAATACTGAACATGACAGGAGTTCTCCCACCTGCGGAGAACCTCATCGAGAAACCACTACTTGAGGAACGCATTACTGCCGGCTGGTACAGCGTCCTTGCCGCTGCCGCGGCAGGTATCGCGGCGGGGATAGCGACCGACGAAGAACGGACAGACACGCTGGTCGGCGTCGTCGCTGCCCTCGCACTCGTCCCGGCCGCAGCTGCTGGGGGAATAACATTACTGTCACGAGCGCCTGCTCAGGCCAGTGGCGGCCTACTCTTACTCGTCGTAAATGCAGGCATGGTCGTGATAACTGGGACGCTAACACTCTGGCTCCATACTCGTGGCGAGAGTAAAGCACACACAGGCTAA
- a CDS encoding DUF7563 family protein gives MPSYLNCGAHVTEQFARVLGDNEDDVHACPECTTQTDIYRGAAAHEDFEARVQAGHPTRTGGDT, from the coding sequence ATGCCGTCCTATCTGAACTGCGGCGCCCACGTCACCGAACAGTTCGCGCGCGTACTCGGAGACAACGAGGACGACGTTCACGCCTGCCCCGAGTGCACGACACAGACCGATATCTACCGCGGCGCGGCCGCCCACGAAGACTTCGAAGCGCGCGTTCAGGCCGGCCACCCTACCCGGACGGGAGGTGACACATAG
- a CDS encoding DUF5658 family protein, translated as MSSTTAPSQGIALDDAYAKVEFMLWTGLVALAVTDAVTTVVALSDGFTEFNLVVATLVHYLGPSSVVIVKLLYIAAAGAVWRLVDGMGRLYALGTATSLLLFIVANNLAWLLALGGGPH; from the coding sequence ATGAGCAGTACGACCGCTCCGTCACAGGGGATTGCCCTCGACGACGCCTATGCGAAGGTCGAGTTCATGCTCTGGACGGGCCTTGTGGCACTTGCCGTCACTGATGCGGTCACGACGGTCGTCGCGCTCTCGGACGGCTTCACGGAGTTCAACCTGGTCGTCGCGACGCTCGTCCACTACCTCGGCCCTTCCAGTGTGGTCATTGTGAAGCTGCTGTACATCGCCGCGGCCGGCGCTGTCTGGCGCCTCGTCGACGGAATGGGGCGGCTGTACGCCCTCGGCACTGCGACGTCTCTCTTGCTGTTCATCGTCGCAAACAATCTCGCTTGGTTGCTCGCGCTCGGAGGAGGACCCCATTGA
- a CDS encoding ribbon-helix-helix domain-containing protein, whose amino-acid sequence MASRQHSRLEASPATERATVRIPLLLLDEIEAAVETGEYPNRSEAIRFALQNELTDERSR is encoded by the coding sequence ATGGCCTCACGCCAGCATTCCCGTCTCGAAGCGTCGCCGGCGACCGAACGCGCAACGGTCCGTATCCCACTGTTACTCCTTGACGAAATCGAGGCGGCCGTGGAAACTGGCGAGTACCCGAACCGGAGCGAGGCGATCCGCTTTGCACTGCAGAACGAGTTGACAGACGAAAGAAGTCGATAG
- a CDS encoding PadR family transcriptional regulator — MATNNETATETATDSTITNGDPITKYLTGFQKDLLYVVADLGSPHGLAIKAEMEDDYEQEIHHGRLYPNLDTLVDKGLIDKGDRDRRTNYYELTARGRREIRANEQWGTDRVAHLLED, encoded by the coding sequence ATGGCAACCAACAACGAGACTGCGACCGAGACCGCGACCGACTCGACGATAACCAACGGCGACCCGATCACGAAGTATCTCACGGGCTTCCAGAAGGACCTGCTGTACGTCGTCGCCGACCTCGGCTCGCCGCACGGCCTAGCGATCAAGGCAGAAATGGAGGACGACTACGAGCAGGAGATCCACCACGGGCGGCTGTATCCGAACCTCGACACGCTCGTCGACAAGGGCCTCATCGACAAGGGCGATCGCGACCGTCGGACGAACTACTACGAGCTCACGGCCCGTGGCCGCCGGGAGATCCGCGCGAACGAACAGTGGGGAACGGACCGCGTCGCGCACCTACTGGAGGACTAG
- a CDS encoding SAM-dependent methyltransferase: MLKRLYNAILRDHLPRTIGVYAGVPARSARLLDATKVHPLYKQGLLDAIEAEVDDGDTVCLIGFGRGISTVYALRAGAELVVAFEGSREMIRRGWETLEMQGLGERVEVRHAIVGDAVDVYGSCAGATVVSPADLPECDVLVMDCEGAEISILEGLATPPSTGIVETHPRKGAPAADVKALLKSCYASVTKYEYPAAEDGSVALIATDPTGIPDGGVRQQPRDAYELGGLPHDEIDQLREHSNFTETTKP, translated from the coding sequence ATGCTCAAACGGCTCTACAACGCGATCCTCCGTGACCACCTTCCGCGAACGATCGGCGTCTACGCCGGTGTGCCGGCGCGCTCTGCGCGCCTGCTCGACGCGACAAAGGTCCACCCGCTGTACAAGCAGGGCCTCCTTGACGCTATCGAGGCGGAGGTCGACGATGGCGACACAGTCTGTCTGATCGGCTTTGGCCGCGGCATCTCGACGGTGTATGCGCTCCGCGCGGGAGCAGAGCTGGTCGTCGCCTTCGAGGGCTCCCGCGAGATGATTCGCCGTGGCTGGGAGACCTTGGAGATGCAGGGCCTTGGCGAGCGTGTCGAGGTCCGCCACGCGATCGTCGGGGATGCGGTCGACGTATATGGCTCCTGCGCTGGTGCAACCGTCGTCTCGCCGGCGGATCTGCCCGAGTGCGATGTCTTGGTGATGGACTGCGAGGGAGCCGAGATATCGATACTGGAGGGGCTTGCGACGCCGCCGTCGACGGGGATCGTCGAGACGCACCCACGCAAGGGAGCGCCGGCCGCGGACGTCAAGGCGCTGCTGAAGAGTTGCTACGCGTCCGTCACGAAGTACGAGTACCCCGCCGCTGAGGACGGGTCGGTTGCGCTCATTGCGACGGATCCAACCGGCATCCCAGACGGCGGCGTTCGACAGCAGCCGCGTGACGCCTACGAGCTAGGTGGACTGCCTCATGACGAAATCGACCAGCTACGTGAACACTCCAACTTCACGGAAACGACGAAACCATGA
- a CDS encoding DUF1989 domain-containing protein, translated as METHRIPPKSGSAFAVDAGETFEVVTPEARQVADLVAFVRDDPAEAFAQSYTRDCNGKLRISTGDALYTTAGEELLTITEDDCGVHDIMFGPCTGWMLTDRPTGEGYQNEPGGCRENLALALDAYGLDASVPDTMNLFQHSTVTDQVYFDVRESPAEAGDAVTFRAEQDAIVAVAACSAKGVASGTTLTPIDLRTPNGTAVDLASVHDDRP; from the coding sequence GTGGAGACCCATCGAATCCCACCGAAGAGCGGGAGTGCGTTCGCGGTCGACGCCGGGGAGACGTTTGAGGTCGTCACGCCAGAAGCGCGACAGGTCGCCGACCTCGTGGCGTTCGTCCGCGACGACCCCGCGGAAGCGTTCGCCCAGTCGTACACCCGCGACTGCAACGGCAAACTCCGCATCTCGACCGGAGATGCGCTCTACACGACGGCTGGCGAGGAGCTGCTTACCATCACCGAAGACGACTGCGGCGTCCACGACATCATGTTCGGCCCCTGCACCGGCTGGATGCTCACCGATCGTCCGACCGGCGAGGGGTATCAGAACGAACCCGGTGGCTGTCGGGAGAATCTCGCGCTGGCGCTCGACGCCTACGGCCTCGACGCGTCGGTACCCGATACGATGAACCTCTTCCAGCACTCGACGGTCACTGATCAAGTGTATTTCGACGTGCGCGAGAGTCCCGCCGAGGCTGGCGACGCGGTGACATTCCGAGCAGAGCAGGATGCGATAGTCGCGGTCGCGGCGTGTTCGGCGAAGGGCGTTGCCAGCGGAACTACGCTTACCCCCATCGACCTGCGAACCCCCAACGGAACCGCGGTTGACCTTGCTTCCGTCCACGACGACCGGCCGTAA
- a CDS encoding YqcI/YcgG family protein, whose translation MSGLQTKSQIESAIDDGLAEWKTRRYRAFHETMTDEEMPFPCYFAVDAHQDGDLRYLFAPAATTEAGKETVADGLANYLDEAPDIADITALAIFFEPQDEERPVAEYRDEVWELLTYLHRHDPEPWPEDIPSDPTDTRWEFCYAGEPMFVVARVPAYEQRHSRYTPHGLELTVQPRWVFDGLGGDTEAGQRARQIIRERLADYDDVPRHPDIGDYGDPDVHEWEQYVLPDSNDKRFDEFPVSDWTA comes from the coding sequence GTGAGTGGTCTCCAGACGAAATCTCAGATCGAGTCCGCCATCGACGACGGACTCGCGGAGTGGAAGACCCGACGTTACCGCGCGTTTCACGAGACGATGACCGATGAGGAGATGCCGTTTCCCTGCTACTTCGCGGTCGACGCCCATCAAGACGGCGACCTCCGGTACCTGTTCGCGCCCGCCGCGACCACGGAGGCCGGGAAGGAGACGGTCGCCGACGGACTCGCGAACTACCTCGACGAAGCACCGGACATCGCCGACATCACCGCACTGGCCATCTTCTTCGAACCGCAGGACGAAGAGCGCCCGGTCGCGGAGTACCGAGACGAGGTGTGGGAGCTTCTCACGTATCTCCACCGTCACGACCCGGAGCCGTGGCCCGAGGACATACCGAGCGACCCCACCGACACAAGATGGGAGTTCTGTTACGCCGGCGAACCGATGTTCGTGGTAGCCCGCGTGCCGGCCTACGAGCAGCGTCACAGCAGGTACACTCCCCACGGGCTCGAACTCACGGTACAGCCGAGGTGGGTGTTCGACGGGCTCGGGGGCGACACCGAGGCGGGGCAACGCGCTCGCCAAATCATCCGTGAGCGACTGGCCGACTACGACGACGTTCCTCGACACCCGGACATCGGCGACTACGGCGACCCGGATGTCCACGAGTGGGAGCAGTACGTGCTTCCGGACTCGAACGACAAGCGGTTCGACGAGTTTCCTGTCTCCGACTGGACTGCTTGA
- a CDS encoding ParA family protein, with product MLSYTVYSEAGGVGKSTLAANLAVAHARAGLDVLVVPLDPQDGDLSRLFGVDDDRADGNADNLVRHLIDAPKGPFEDLIRTTEDVDIVPEHNMLSDLSGHLSREQDKAEQLGDAYNIYAQLHRVLDEANVADKYDVLICDPPATESDHLYNAIYATRNLVIPVEPSAKGKASVEGLANLATNFADQLGIDVGVLAAVPNGFKDTRDQREMVENLDHTTPATIGDRTSLMEGCWKQQCSAFEYVHEHRSRRRDYEVETLAQLDRLARSLEEQVGLDAPHPPEPGALELKGPA from the coding sequence ATGCTCTCATACACGGTATATTCCGAGGCGGGCGGCGTCGGGAAGTCGACGCTCGCCGCGAACCTCGCCGTCGCGCACGCTCGTGCCGGACTCGACGTTCTGGTCGTCCCGCTTGACCCGCAGGATGGAGACCTCTCACGGTTGTTCGGCGTCGACGACGACCGTGCCGACGGCAATGCCGACAACCTCGTCCGGCATCTGATCGACGCTCCAAAAGGCCCGTTCGAGGACCTCATTCGGACGACGGAAGACGTCGACATCGTTCCCGAGCACAACATGCTGTCGGACCTCTCGGGACACCTCAGCCGCGAGCAGGACAAGGCTGAGCAACTGGGCGATGCGTACAACATCTACGCGCAGCTCCACCGCGTTCTCGACGAGGCTAACGTCGCGGACAAGTACGATGTCCTCATCTGTGACCCACCTGCGACTGAGAGCGACCACCTCTACAATGCGATCTACGCAACGCGAAATCTCGTGATCCCCGTCGAGCCGTCGGCGAAGGGGAAGGCGTCGGTGGAGGGGTTAGCGAATCTCGCGACGAACTTCGCTGACCAGCTGGGGATCGATGTCGGGGTTCTGGCGGCCGTTCCGAACGGGTTCAAGGATACTCGCGACCAGCGAGAGATGGTCGAAAATCTTGACCACACGACACCGGCGACGATCGGCGACCGGACGTCGCTGATGGAAGGCTGTTGGAAGCAGCAGTGTTCGGCGTTCGAGTATGTCCACGAACATCGTTCACGGCGTCGCGACTACGAGGTGGAAACGCTGGCTCAGCTTGACCGACTGGCCCGCAGTCTTGAGGAACAGGTCGGTCTTGACGCACCGCACCCGCCAGAACCGGGCGCGCTCGAACTGAAGGGCCCAGCATGA
- a CDS encoding IclR family transcriptional regulator produces the protein MQPKKTAETIETTERSLDIVREVQEQGGATIGEIAAEFDISKSTAYKHLATLNSRGYLVKEGDRYQIGLKFANRGEYARARKPGYRIAARKVDELAERTDEEVDFVVENDGRAMTVHLSYDPNNPYQEKSVDQSNKHWRTGTYYNLHCIAAGKAVLSTLPDEEIEAIIERWGLPERTNQTITDPEELYDEIETIRDRGWAYSEGEYVEGLAAIAMPVYEPNGDPLGALAVNGPAYNLQGETRYDEIRKVLSDVVASFEAELEDVDYPDSFAEGRML, from the coding sequence ATGCAACCGAAAAAAACGGCGGAGACGATAGAAACAACCGAACGATCACTCGATATCGTCCGTGAGGTACAGGAACAGGGAGGTGCGACTATCGGGGAGATCGCGGCAGAGTTTGATATCTCGAAAAGTACAGCTTACAAGCATCTTGCGACACTAAATTCACGTGGCTATCTCGTTAAAGAGGGTGATCGATACCAGATTGGCCTGAAGTTTGCGAACCGGGGCGAGTACGCAAGAGCTCGGAAGCCAGGCTATCGAATAGCGGCCAGAAAAGTCGATGAACTAGCAGAGCGGACAGACGAAGAGGTGGACTTTGTTGTTGAGAATGATGGTCGGGCCATGACGGTCCATCTCTCGTACGACCCAAATAATCCCTATCAGGAGAAGAGCGTCGACCAATCTAACAAGCACTGGCGGACAGGAACGTACTATAACCTCCATTGTATCGCAGCAGGCAAAGCAGTACTTAGTACGCTTCCAGATGAGGAGATCGAGGCGATAATCGAAAGGTGGGGACTGCCAGAGCGAACTAATCAGACAATCACCGACCCCGAGGAGCTGTACGACGAAATCGAAACAATTCGCGATAGGGGTTGGGCATACTCAGAAGGCGAATACGTGGAAGGACTCGCAGCAATCGCAATGCCAGTTTACGAGCCAAATGGGGATCCACTTGGTGCGTTAGCCGTGAACGGTCCGGCCTACAATCTTCAAGGAGAGACTCGCTATGATGAGATCCGGAAGGTGTTATCCGATGTTGTTGCATCGTTCGAAGCTGAATTAGAGGATGTCGACTATCCTGATTCGTTCGCTGAAGGCCGTATGCTGTAG
- a CDS encoding EamA family transporter has protein sequence MIDTASATTYAFGAMLLYGAWSILANYSLEHMSVTAVLLVTYVVALGVIFALDPGVTDDIQLGWGLVFAVGTGIALAFGTVLYYQSVSMGKLSIIPAIPALYFVVSTVYGITILDESMTAMQLLGIVMACVAVGLLTQ, from the coding sequence GTGATCGACACCGCGAGCGCGACTACCTATGCTTTTGGAGCAATGCTCCTTTACGGGGCTTGGAGTATCCTCGCCAATTACTCGTTAGAGCATATGTCTGTGACGGCCGTACTGCTAGTCACCTATGTCGTCGCTCTTGGAGTAATATTCGCGCTTGACCCGGGTGTCACAGATGACATTCAGTTGGGGTGGGGCTTGGTGTTCGCGGTTGGCACTGGGATAGCACTTGCATTTGGAACTGTCCTCTACTACCAATCGGTGAGCATGGGTAAGTTGAGCATCATCCCCGCCATTCCTGCCCTGTACTTCGTCGTTAGTACAGTCTATGGGATCACAATACTTGATGAATCTATGACGGCAATGCAACTTCTAGGGATCGTCATGGCCTGTGTTGCAGTCGGCCTATTAACGCAATAG
- a CDS encoding enoyl-CoA hydratase/isomerase family protein gives MTNLESDHLRFDFDVDRGVATLTFDRTDKLNALSNTMLEGIADAIEICRDRDDEGDGVAVRAVVIQGAGDRAFSAGYDVSQFEAKTYPVEERAWRTATSAIESYDAPVIAKIDGYCLGAGLELSLACDFRIASERSELGFPEVDIGLFPSGGGTQRLQPLVGPARTKELCMTGERLDAETALEDGLLTDAVPVDTFEHRVSDFVDKLTSKPPLAVRATKNVVNTTKGMSRAEGLDYELQAYQPLLWTDDHAEGVAAFEEDRDPEWSGM, from the coding sequence GTGACGAACCTCGAAAGTGATCACCTCCGGTTTGATTTTGACGTTGACCGAGGGGTGGCTACCCTGACCTTCGATCGAACAGACAAACTGAACGCCCTCTCAAACACTATGCTAGAGGGTATCGCAGATGCTATCGAGATTTGTCGTGATCGAGATGACGAGGGAGACGGCGTAGCCGTCCGTGCCGTAGTGATTCAGGGCGCTGGCGACCGCGCCTTTTCCGCCGGTTACGATGTCTCTCAATTTGAGGCGAAAACCTACCCTGTGGAAGAACGTGCTTGGCGGACTGCAACCAGCGCTATCGAGTCTTATGATGCGCCAGTTATAGCGAAAATAGATGGTTATTGTCTGGGTGCTGGGCTGGAACTTTCGCTAGCCTGTGACTTCCGAATCGCGAGTGAGCGTAGCGAACTGGGTTTTCCCGAAGTAGATATTGGTCTATTCCCCTCTGGTGGAGGAACTCAACGTCTTCAACCGCTCGTGGGCCCGGCCCGGACAAAAGAGCTCTGTATGACCGGGGAACGTCTTGACGCTGAGACCGCGCTGGAAGACGGACTTCTGACTGACGCCGTCCCTGTCGACACTTTTGAGCACCGAGTCTCAGATTTCGTGGACAAACTTACTTCCAAGCCCCCACTGGCCGTCCGTGCAACCAAGAACGTGGTCAATACAACAAAAGGAATGTCTCGCGCGGAGGGACTTGATTATGAACTCCAAGCCTACCAACCACTCCTCTGGACGGATGACCATGCAGAGGGTGTTGCCGCTTTCGAGGAGGATCGCGACCCTGAGTGGTCAGGTATGTAG